GAAATCACAGGTCTACCATTAAGAAAGCCTTTGAAACCGGCAAATCTGATTTACCCCTACCTAAGCATTTTTTAATGATGGGGCACAGGTTACCAGCTTTAAAGTTCATGGGAATAGATTTGATCCCAGAGCCCAACAGGGGGGGTGATTGGGATTCAGAAGGAGATGTTTTGGGTTAGAACTCTAGATACTGTCTTCCCCCGAGTATTATGAGTATTGTTCCTTTGCCTCTTATTTAAATACCAGGTAATGTTTGGGTTTCACCCAGTACACTTCAAATTCCGTTTCTACTATTGCAAGTGCCATTTTACTCTAGgtatttttaagtaatttttctgcaatgcttttattattatgtgttaatagtgtgtatttgtatttggcaTTTAAGTCCTTTTATTTGTATGCACCTCAATGGACTGCATTTTAACTGACATTGCACCATTCATTTGGAATctaagttttatacatttttatacactatgatgtattgcactttatcttacgttgcactttatagaatattatgcattatgcactttattttacagattacctggaattgtgattggtttgatatctgctggaactgagatcttttttaagggttaacacagccactccagagaggggtgtggtttggtggtggttaactggtgggtgagtctttataaacactgtttgtttgctcattttatatcttgataaaggtcccgggtgaggaccgaaacgtcgatctttttaaaacagcataaacagccgacgttaCGTTTCGGGCCACATTGGGACCTGGATTCAGTAAAAGTGTTGCTAAACagaaaatggtttctctgttCGAAGAGTTTAGCTGTCAGGTCCTGGAAGCTGGTATATTTTGGAATGAACAGGTAAGCCAgctacttagggttgccacctgtctggttttgacccagacagcccagttttcggaagggctgtctgggtcaaaacctcaaTTTAGAAAACCAGTCTAGACTCTTTCAGATTGACATGGCTATCAGCCCACatcatcatagccccacccatgtGACGCCATTTCCCCCCCCTCCACAGTGACAGGCCCCCTCAGGCCCACTGCCCGGGGTTAGCCACGGCAGAAAGTCGCAACCATACAGCTACTCCATTCTATTAGTCAAGCTCACATATTGGAACTCattttccacaggaaggctgtcctatggaaaggtatttaattgcaATGGAAATAATGGAAGGTCTCTTTGAGCAGGCACAGAGCAGGATGgctacccagggttggactgcaGTGTgtgaggcccaccagggctactacACCAGGAACCCCCACTACTACTTAGGAACCCTTACATCCCCTCTGggtcccctgctgcctgcccacttAACCACCACCAGCCCCTTCTTCCCTGCGTGcgcaccttatacttacttttgcagGCGGAATCAGGtctgggttggcggggcccaccaggtttctcCCAGTGTCCCGATGGCCTAGTCTTACCCTGTCTATGTTAGAAcacccagaggggctggggtgctgtcTGCTACTGCAAGGATCCGAGAGAGTCTTTGACCCAGCATCCAAGAGACTGAGAGTTAATTAAGAAAATCCAGGAGGCTGAGCAATCCCTCAAAGGAAAGTTGGGAGAAACATTTATGTGTTTCTTACTGGTAGCACACAAGGGAACTTAGTGTAGTTAAGGACTTAGCAAGGAGGgcagaatttatttttatgatttatattttgtatgctgaaatgggcacccctgtgtttcAATAAACTGCAAGCTTACAGTACATATCAAGGTAATTGTAATTTATTAATGCCCCAGATGAAAGGGCTAACAGTAAGGGGTACACAATTATACCCCTTATTATCATACCCATTAGTGCTTATTCAACTTGCTTCCCACACCTCATAATGCATAGGTCTTTACACTCCAGACATGCTCCCTTAATTCAGGGAAGGGTGGTAAAGTGCAAAAGATATGGCAAAttgctccattttgtggacactgttattaaggcaagctgtgcatcctgctaaaatcttgtttctgtgccagtttgGAGGGACCTGATACTCATATCCATGCACTgattacacaattagatggtgaggaggaagggggaatgtgagaagtgcagtgacatctaagaagttctgaattgaaagtaactgtgtgccccacccctatgcctaaggtatagaggcaggtcaggcaatgtatgattgacagctgggacttttaaatgcttacataatgggtatagatgtgttaataaaaaaatgactttgggttacatgtttaatttgaaaagggcttttattatacagctttttatgtctgggtgacaggtccactttaatgtagTTAAGAATAGTTGCTTTTTCTACATTGGTACCAATATATCAGAGTTACTGGCACACATATTGCACTAACCCCCATTTCACAAGGTAATTGGTCTCCAAGTCAGAAGTGGCCCCACAATAAGATCTGCACCATCTATCGGCGCTGGTTTAATCAGGACACGCACCCTAGACAACTCATCTGGCCTCCTTGCCCACCCCCTGCATGTGCATAAGTGAACGAGAAAAAGAAACCATGCAGCCGTGCTAAAGACGGTGGGGGGGACATGCAGATAGTGGCCAAACTAGAAGTAGATGAAAAAGGTACATGCCTAGTgacctcccccatatatatatttaaaaaatgattgatTTGTTTAAAACAGCTTGAATGGGAGAACAACTTACCTTGATACCAAATAGCTCCTTTAATAGTCATATTGAGCAAAGGGTGTATCATTGCATTCCACAGTACCGTGTAGTTACAAGGCCCTGCGTACATTGaccttttaaaataaagttatttGAGACATGAATGGCATATGTTGTATAGACTGAACAgctgattaaaataaaataagataacTGTGCTGATCAAAACGCACAAGAACCTGCATCAATCCAAAGCACAATGCGCATGTGCAGGGCAGAAAGCTATAAAGCTACAAGGGAAAGGTAAGACTGCATGGGGCTTACTCTGTTTATTCTCATTCCAAGCAGGCAATGCTACATAGCATAGAGTGAAACACTCTATCATTATTTGGGTAAGATTTATCATTCTTTTGCATTCATGCAAGAAACAGAATGttctaaagaaaaaacaaacaaaaataccaCTGCCCTGGCTGGTGACCAGTTGTATTGTGTGCTGAGATTGTattctgagattttttttaaataaacaattttaacaGCATCATTTACATTGTGATGGTCCAGTTTTGTGCCAGCTTGTTTTTTCCTCTAAGCTAATGGGGCTGGGGAATTGAACCCTGTTGGTCTGATGAATGGAATCTGGAACCCTGTTCTAACTAGTGAATTCACCAAACAACTGCTTACTTAAATTATCATGGaatataatttaataaaaggTCACAAAGTTGTAGTAACCTAAACCAACCAACCAGATGGTTCCTTTCAAATGTGTGACCAGTATTTTGATTTAATCAGAATTATGCTATCATCTGCACTGGACATAGAATACTTTACCTACTAGAGGCACATTCCATATGTTGAGAAAGCCCACATTTTTGTAGTGCTCTTTTCGAGGACCAAGCCTCAACAGGCGTTCCTCCCCATACAGACTCCACTAATCCAATAGGATACTTCAGTCTGCGTGACAAATGTCGACCAAACAGCCAGCATACAGCAGAAAAATATGTAAACTCGCCATTTccaagattttctttttaaaaggcAAACAGACATGGATAAAAGATTAAATCAAACCTAAGAACAAACACCAAACTGCATTACAGCagtattttacctttaaaatagTTTGTCTAAAACAGAGCTCAGAAAAACAAACTGCTGAAAACAAAGGCAATATTTAATGCACCCcaaacattgtatttttttttttaataaatacaatttttaacagTTTACTAAATTATACATGTTTTAGCTGATACTGAAGAATTAATGTTACATGTTTATAAGTTTATTAAAACCTTgggatacaggtatggcatccattatctggaaatacAGAATACTCtgtattacgggaaggccatctcccatagattccattttaatcgaataattaaatttttaaaaaatgattccctttttctctgtaataataaaactgtagcttgtacttgatcccaactaagacagaatgaattcttattggagtcaaaacaatcctatcaggtttatttaatgtttaccgtatacactcgagtataagccgagtttttcagcactaaaaatgtgctcaaaatgtaagcctcggcttatactcgcgcataTACTAGAATTTATACGGTAAATCGATGACATGCGCGCTTGAATATTCCACTTGAATATACCGCGGCAGAGGGACCGCTGCACTAGAGCGAGAGGCAGAGGGACCTAGACGCTACGTTAGGAACATGCAGGCACCCCAGAATCAGTTGGTACTTTTCCTCCACTTGAATCTACCGCTGCACtacagcgagaggcagagggACCTAGACGCTACCGGGAAGGAACATGCACCCTAGCTTCCGCCCTCCACTCTGTAGTATGTAGCTAGCTGACAGCAAGGGGCCCGGTAATCCAAGTAAGTGAAGCACAGTCGGCCCTCCATAATGCCCAAAACTCACTGGGCCTGGGAAGGCCATTGCCCCCTCCCCCCTTACCAAATGGCCGCCCTGCCCAATATTTGCTACAGGCAACGGTGGTGTGAATGTTCGTTTAAGCAGAGTAGGGGGAGGGTGTTTGATGCGCTATGGTAACCCTGGTTTTCTGTCAGTCCCCGCGATCTAGCATTACCATGCACCCCCGGGGGAAGCTCCCCTTTATTTACCCCAGGCCGCCAGCGTTCCTATTACTGTAACCCCCAGTCAGAGGCGAGGTGAGTTAATGGCATTcccagtgtcttcctctctgtattTTTGTGCCAGGAACTCCTCTGCCCTAGCAATCATGCCGGGGGCATTGTGTAGCTCTGTACAGTGGGAGCAGCAAGCCTGAGCATTCAGTCCCCTGTACGGAAAGGCAATAATACACAAACTGAAGGGGGGGGTAGGCTTTATACATAAATGCTagtgactcccagcacccttggaCTGCTGTTAGTGTGGGGATGTGGGAGTAGTAGTTCATTCTCTCacatataggtgtgtaggcaccatctcagtgcattgtgcttgggtctgagctttcagaaggagccagcgctacacattagaactgctttgaggtaacctattgtttctcctactcccatgtaactgggggtgtcggcttatactcgagtcaataagtttttccagttttcttaggtaaaattaggtacattggcttatattcggatcggcttatactcgagtatatacggtaattaaattTAGTAGAGTTAGGGGATAATTTATCAATGGtcgagggaccgatatcggcagctagaattggccggtttatggccacctttaagcagcTTCAacagatatttataaataaataataataataaggttattagtacatataatataataatacattcaATATAGAAAAAGGTTTTGTTAactgtctataaaaatatacacatgaaGCCTAATAccacaaattaaaatatatacatggaGACAGATAATTCTCTTGGCACAAAATGACCTATGGCATCAAGTGTTACAGCTATAAGTGAAGTAAACATTAAACCACATAAATAAGGTGTATTTTACCTTTACTAATTACCAGCTATTCAAAAGGTAGATCAAATTATAGAATTATCCAAAAGCCTTGTGAGAATGAATTCTTACCAGGGGTTGGTGCTGACCATTGTAAGTCTACCTTTGCAAGGTCATCAAGTTCCTCTAGAGATACTTCTAATGCTGCAGTAAATAATCTAATGGTAGGATAGTCAGCAGCTTTTGCCAGTTCTTCACTAGCATTAAatacctattttttttaaaaaaaagcaaagatatatgaaattatatatatataaatatatacaaaaaatacagctcatcccatgaatcaatcaaaactaattgggtgcatgtaggtgagtggcttgtattatatactatacacattaccaaagcactccattataaagcttcaagagtaaattaaaaaccaattttgcacacactgaaggaaaaatgtctgcattttagtgaaaagagacatgtttagttacacggtttgtacaaagtatgcataagctgacgcgccccctcaaggcagtgtccttgcgtcagtcctaacctagcgaaaaaagagaatatattttctttggggggagaaagaccatacctgcttttctctttatatggcatgacctattccaaataaaccattcagtgattaagcgaataaataccttcttagctgcaaggctatccttaaaggggtggggttgggagagcaagtattcaattagggaaaagccacttccccttaccatacaaatatatacaaaaaatacagctcatcccatgaatcaatcaaaactaattgggtgcatgtaggtgagtggcttgtatagtatataatacaagccatcccatgaatcaatcaaaactaactGGGTGCatgtaggtgagtggcttgtatagtatataatacaagccactcacctaaaAGTTTTGGATACTGGCACAGAGTATATCCATTCTGTTACACCTTGCCACTACCAAAAAAGACTGGGTCACCTGTGTAgggaaacaaagtaaaaaaaataagggTATCTGTTCAAAGTGACTGTTGAGAAGTTAGGAGATGAAACCCTGAAACATTCATTGCTTTTCTTGACTTATATATAACCTACCTGTGAAACAGTCATCTCCATATTGCTCTGTCCACTACAAAGCCAAACATCACCAAATAAAAGGTCATGCAATGCCAAGTCAGTAATATCTTTTTGGTAACGTTGCTGGGCAAGTAACCAGTAGGGCCCTCCATGATCAACAGGATCCAGCAGTACTTTCCAGACACCTGCATCATCTAGCAGAGAAAGAAACAACATTATTTACTAAACTAATTTGTGACTGAAAAGACAAAACACTACTACAGGTGCTACATTCATAGAATAAAAAGCAGTTTTGTCTATACCACTTGAATTGAGGGGTCCATACATGTCTATATCTACTATCTATGCTATTCTGGATAgaccgacaaaaaaaaaatggataggaAAAGAAGATGAGAGATGACcttgcaataaatataaaaattggtATTCATTTAAAATGAAACACTGTACCTGGTCTTAAGCGAGGGGGGTGTTATAAAAAGGGATTCCTTTGCAATATTTGTAGGGGAGTTACTAATGGCAGCAGATATGAAGTAAAAATGTGGTAATGAGCATGAAATGTGAAGATTTTATATTGGGTTATTAAAGGGGTCCATAGTAGGCTTACTGTCCAAAGCCAGACCTAATAGGTGGTgacaaaaagtgcaaagttataacAAGTGTAATGTAAGATACAGGCTTAGTTAATGCTACAGTCTGTTTATATGCTATTGGTTTCAAGACCAAGATCGAAACCTGCTCTGTGCATTTGAGAAAACAAGTTGAAATAGGGTTTACAAAACAAAAAGTCAATTGCTTGGTATGAGCAATTGCAAAGATGTCAGAACACCTATAAATGACAACACTTAGGTTAGCGACAAACATAAATTAGAAATCTAATCACAAAAGAGCAGCAGTATAGCAGTTCCTATTATGCCTATAGTTTATTGTGCATAATGTGCAGCCACAGACTGAACAATAATAATCATTCTTTGCGTTTGACTTCTGCTCTTTGACACAATGGATATGAACAGGACACCTCTCTATTTCTTGTTGCATTAAATATATGTGTGCTCTAGCTACTTATTTCATTAACCAATTATACCCCTCAGTGTGGCAGAGGAACAATAATGCACTGCAACAATAAATGTGCGACAAACTGAACAGTGAAGTGTTTAAGCGAAACATGGGCTTCTACGACATTCCCCAGCTAAAATGTGTGATATCATTTTAGCATGGTCTTCCCTGCACAGCATGGCTTACAAATTATGCAATTCCCTTTTGAGGAGGTAGACCCATTGCCCCAAGGTCATGCAGAGGCAAAAAGAAGAAATGAATAGTACAATGTATAATGGAATGAATTTAAGCCAAAAGAAACATGTTTGTTCTTTCAGGAAAATgttggaaataataaaaaactcaTTTGGGTGTGAACATTcctaacaaagaaaaaataatgaaataatggtTACTCTAATGTCAATAGTGTCAAGTCGTGTCCTGTTTGGTTCTACTCTGCAGTCACTTTGTGAGGTCCGATTCGCCCATGCTTTTTCCATCTGCTCTATTAGTCATTCACAATCTATTCTCCATTCCTGTGAAGCTGTTCTCTTATGTGCTGAAAAGTCTATATAATTACCTATATACATACTCCAATGACGCAAActaaatatcagtatatcagtcaGTGGGTTTGTTCTTGAAGTGGTGAGTTAGAAACTTGCTTACAAAATAAAGTTGGTCCTcccattttgtctctctgttAGTCATTTTATCTTTTGGAATTTATCTCAATGGAATTTTAAGGAACCTCAATATTAGGGAGGCACGGAATCCAGTTTttcgggtttggccgaacccccaaatccaaataccgaaccaaatctgaatcctacttAGCATACGCTGCGTTCTTACTTTtccccttccaaatcctaattagcacatgctaattatgGTTTgaattcagttcggccaggaccgtggattcggggCAAATTCGAAccatgctgaaaaaggccgattcctggccgaataccgaaccgattcctggatttggtgcatccctactcaatATACAGATTGCTTGTGTTGTACTTCTAAGAAAGAATTTGACTTTTGACAGTTTCTGTATGGTCCATTCCAGTTATCAGCTAGTCTAGCTTTGAGATTAGTACATCTCCAATACTGCATGCAGAGATGAATGTACCAAAAATGGTAAAGCATAGTAAAGGATCAGAAAGTATCAACAAAATGTAGCAAATCTGGTCTTTACTAATTATACATAATTCTATTGAACCTATTGACTTTTAGTTTAACTGTATATTTTAAGCTGTCATAGGTGAAAATGTGGATTCTTACCATTTATGGGTACAGACTTTTTTGAAATGGTGTCAGACCCATTAAAAAGAGAGACTGTGACTGCAGCTCCAACTTCACCATAGCCCCATATAACAGCTTGTGAGGGCTTCTGTTGCAAAACCATGTGGCTGGCATAATAAGATGCAAATCTGAATGAAGCACAATCTACAATGCATAAACATATATGTTATAACTACAAGTCAACATAGCCATGTATATAATgttaaatatcatatatatatatatatatatatatatatatatatatatatatatatatatatacacacacatacaattgaTACAGGATTGGAAAAGGAAATAATAGTTTGTTAAGTTAAAATAATAATCTTGCATTAGTAGGTGGACAGATTTTGACAAGCAGTAAAGCTGGGTGCCACATAAAGACCCTCAAAAACAATTTGCAAACATACAACATGCTGAGATGCATTTTGGCCCTTCATATATGAGGAGTAAATTCTAATGACAGCAGTGCTGATTGGACCCAGGAAAAGCacatcataaaatgcaggaactCATAGAATTTGGTGAGACCAAAAGAAGAAGCACCAAATTTTTACCATATGTAGCCTAAAGGGATAGGAACCAGTCACACATGGCATACcatccacttctctctgcctgcattttgtaggcaggcagagagaaaCGGATCCGCTCCTATACTTCTCTGTGTCTAACTGCACGGACAGGCATAGTGTCGACCTGAGagcagctacacagagcagagATTGTCCTAAAAATGTATGCTTTCACATTTTCCAGGATGATctctgctctgtgtagctgcacccAGGTCAATGCTATGCCTATGAGTGCAGCTAGACTCAGGGGAGTATAGAAGCGGATCTGCTCCTCTCCCCCTGCCTACAAAAAGCAGGCAGAAAGAAGTGTACAGTAcaccatggggcatatttattatgctgtgtaaaaaacggagagaaaatttgccacacatcgccaggctttgccatgtaaaaacggcgtaaaattggcgtaatttttttacgcgttttttcttccaccggaacttatggaaaataacagcgtaatatctgGTGTTCAGACGgagatcttttccatttattttacacagctttttcctccgttttttcggcgaattagttttacacagcataataaatacgcccctttgtgtgtgtgtggccttAAAACCTTGTTTCCTGAATTTTAGATAATTACAACTGAACATCAatttttaaaggataaggaaaggctaatttactttaagatgccaaaatgttaggcacctctcaatgaattaaattaaattaaattgtatGTTTTTTCCTCAAAGCTGGTGCTCCTTTTGTCATTAAAGCTTTCCTCCTTCTGCTGAGGGTATATTACTATTACATCTGCTTTGATATTTAATTCAGAATACACttattaaaaatgtgtttgcttttaaaggaataAGCTTATGATATAATCATCCTGGATAGTTTTATAAGGTCaaccatttaaaaataagcagTATTTAGGctatatttacaaaaataccAGGTATTCTAGTGATTGAAATTCATTCATGTAGCACATTTTTGCACCCCAAATTAAAGGGTTGATTTGATGTGATTCTTATTGGTGGTTTTATTTACATCATATGCCAAACTAGGTTAAATACATAACTGCAAGTTAGCATTTCATGTCATCCAATTATTACCACAACCCTTTTAAATCGAATACCACTTTATATCAACCATTATTAGTTATTTATATGTTGTTTGCATTAGAAATGCATGCTAAGCACATAAAAGACATTAGTGCATTTTTGCCAGTTACATATGCAACCTTCTATTCTAGTTCCATAAAATTAAAATCTAATTACTCAAGTACAACAGCTTTAGGCCCCGGGTCAGGGCAGTCCTCCGAGAAGATATGCTGCCATTGTTTTGCTAAGGTTAATGCGTGTGATACAAGCAGTTAATAAATACAATTGTCCAAAACATTTTGTAAACTATGCTACACTTGTCATAGTTAATAGGTCAGAGGTAATATTTTCTCCCTCACAAATTAATTGTGTGAGGGTCCACTATGTGCccaagcaaaataaaataaaagggctaTTTTTCACATGTTTCCCTAACATGCACTTTGCAGAGCTCTCAGCCCTAGGAGACTGTCTCCTGGGGAATTGCACTATGTGCACCGCACCCTGTCTATAAGACGTCATTGCACATGCGAAAAATGGGGTGACATCATAGAAAACTCACTGCGTGTGTGCAGTATGCATTCAAGAGACCTATCAGAAGACCGGTTACCGGAGACACTGTCCCTGTTAGTGCTGAACTGAAGTGGCCCAAGAAACAGCCCCTTGTGACCATAGCCTTAttgcagtggcacacagggagattaatcgcccatgAATAATCTTCACTATTGTGGACGACTAATTTCCCCGACATGCCAattccaccagcaagaatgtggGCAAAGAAACAGCCCCTCGTGACCGtagccttagggcagtggcacacagggagattagtcacccgcgataaatcttcactattgtgggggactaatctccctgacatcccatcccatcggcaagatggtaaatcaccggtgggatggtaaacGCATCACTTcggtcgcccgaagttgcctcacaaggaaactttggggcgacttcggaaaaccgtaccgatgcgtatgccatcccaccagcaatttacatttttgtcagggagattagttgcccacaatagtgaagatttatcgtgggcaactaatctcccagtgtgtcactgcccttagactTATTTTGTTATAAAAACAGAAGTgttaaagataaaaataatcaaGGCAGCTGTAGACTCGAGTGGGAACTATGCAGTGGAATCACAGAATGGTTAAGATTCATCTTGTAATTGGCTGTAAGCTAAAAAGATAGTAGGACTGCTCTAATAAAGATACTATGACTTTTGTTCCAGAAAAAGGTGCCAACCCCAATTACAGACTCCATATTTCAGAATAACTTAAGAGGCATAAAGGAATCCTGGCCGCTCACATAGCAATAGCGACCTATTACATACCAAGACTGACAAGCCTCAGGCTCAAATAAAATTTGAGGGGAATTCCAAAAATTGGTAATTTTACTCCCGAGTAAACAACCTATAGCAACCTCTACAGCAGGCAACTAATTCCTGAAACtgctttcccaccagcagtaATGTAAATTGCCATTGGGAAAACATTTGtgtcactaagggctctggcacacggggagattagtcgcccgcggcaaaactccctgttcacgggcgactaatctccccgagttgcctacccctgccatcccaccggcgaacatgtaagtcgccggcgggatggcagacgcggcggggcgatttcaggaaattgctgaaaaagactcgcaagtctttttcgccgatttgggcgaaatcgcgccgccgcgtctgccatcccgccggcgacttacatgttcgccggtgggatggcaggggtaggcaactcggggagattagtcgcccgcgaacagggagttttgccgcgggcgactaatctccccgtgtgccagagccctaagttgtCCAAAGTTTCCTTGTTAGGCAAcatcagaaaaacaaagcaacaccTGTGGGAAAGCATTTACAGGAGACTAGTCACCTGCAGTGGAGGATATTTATTGTGGTGACTAATCTCatctgccattgcccttacagTCAAATGTTTGATAAcactagaaaaacaaaaaaatcacagttatCTGAACAACAATGTTTTTTGCAATTAAGCCCAtcaatgcaaaaatatatttttatgtaaataaaaaatagctGGAGTAATAAAGATTTAACAGCTTTATGAAGACGATGTATTAATACAGAAAATTCAAATTGTCCTCCAAAAGAGGAAATCTAATGCCTATAAGTACACATTCACCATACCCACTAACTTTTCTGATCTGATGTTATTTTaatgataatatttttttctctaatttcAATTTACTCCACTACTTTGAAATCCATCCCCCTTAAATTAACTCTCTTTCCCTATAGAGCTATGTAAACAACTATGATTgtacaaggaaaggctaaatcactgggggtgccaaaatgtaattgcttacctgatacccctggccagtgctcttgtaagggccgtggcagacggggagattagttgccgcgcaagaaatctcccttgtctctggtgactaatctccttgagaGGAAAGTTCGGtgatttcggcgccgcgtatgccatcccaccggcgatttacattctcgttggtgggatggcatatcggggagattagtcgcccgcaac
The sequence above is a segment of the Xenopus tropicalis strain Nigerian chromosome 7, UCB_Xtro_10.0, whole genome shotgun sequence genome. Coding sequences within it:
- the siae gene encoding sialate O-acetylesterase isoform X1 codes for the protein MKLLHACQFLLLCYFICITDCASFRFASYYASHMVLQQKPSQAVIWGYGEVGAAVTVSLFNGSDTISKKSVPINDDAGVWKVLLDPVDHGGPYWLLAQQRYQKDITDLALHDLLFGDVWLCSGQSNMEMTVSQVFNASEELAKAADYPTIRLFTAALEVSLEELDDLAKVDLQWSAPTPENLGNGEFTYFSAVCWLFGRHLSRRLKYPIGLVESVWGGTPVEAWSSKRALQKCGLSQHMECASSRSMYAGPCNYTVLWNAMIHPLLNMTIKGAIWYQGEQNTGMNTDLYNCTFPALIEDWRLSFHEGTNGQTDRYFPFGFVQLSTYQKSQQNDNYPVIRWHQTADYGYAPNPKMNNTFMAVAMDLGDDNSPYGCVHPRDKQTVAYRLYLGARAIAYGEKNVPFQGPFPTKFEIFYKESYINITYDQKLLITHLSDSIFEVLCDSKDETVGGWFPVPVTSACSNVVTVYFKGCSQISGIRYAWEDWPCEYKKCPIYSIQKKLPAPLFVEYFKK